The Alphaproteobacteria bacterium genome contains a region encoding:
- a CDS encoding ABC transporter ATP-binding protein, with amino-acid sequence MAAEDGAEAIVARNASKMFLDGAVTAFRTLDLAVREKETLCVVGPSGCGKTTFLRCIAGLTEITGGELRVGGTPVKGPPQGVAMVFQHFGLLPWKTVYDNAAFGLAMAHAPAARIKERVTHYLDLVGLKGFERRYPYQLSGGMQQRVGLVRALAIDPDILLMDEPFAALDAQTREVLQEELLRIMQGERKTMVFITHSIDEALLLGDRIAVMSSRPGRIKEILDVPLERPRDGNALRADPHFAALRAHIWNELRAQPAEAA; translated from the coding sequence ATGGCGGCAGAAGACGGCGCCGAGGCAATCGTTGCGCGCAACGCGAGCAAGATGTTCCTCGACGGCGCCGTGACGGCGTTCCGCACACTCGATCTCGCTGTGCGCGAAAAGGAAACGCTATGCGTCGTCGGCCCGAGCGGCTGCGGCAAGACCACGTTCCTGCGCTGCATCGCGGGCCTGACCGAAATCACCGGCGGCGAGCTCCGCGTCGGCGGTACGCCGGTCAAGGGACCGCCGCAAGGTGTCGCGATGGTGTTCCAGCACTTCGGCCTGCTCCCTTGGAAGACCGTCTACGACAACGCCGCGTTCGGGCTCGCGATGGCCCACGCTCCTGCCGCTCGGATCAAGGAGCGGGTGACGCACTATCTCGATCTCGTCGGGCTCAAAGGCTTCGAGCGGCGCTATCCCTATCAGCTCTCCGGCGGCATGCAGCAGCGCGTTGGGCTCGTGCGCGCGCTCGCGATCGATCCCGACATCCTGCTTATGGACGAGCCTTTCGCTGCGCTCGACGCGCAGACCCGCGAGGTGCTGCAGGAGGAACTGCTGCGCATAATGCAGGGCGAGCGCAAGACGATGGTGTTTATCACGCATTCTATCGACGAGGCGCTATTGTTGGGCGACCGTATCGCGGTGATGAGTTCGCGGCCCGGCCGCATCAAGGAAATCCTCGACGTACCGCTCGAGCGTCCGCGCGACGGCAATGCGCTGCGCGCCGATCCGCATTTTGCCGCGCTGCGCGCACACATCTGGAACGAGTTGCGCGCGCAACCGGCTGAGGCGGCGTGA